A part of Timaviella obliquedivisa GSE-PSE-MK23-08B genomic DNA contains:
- the secG gene encoding preprotein translocase subunit SecG codes for MTLISVVEIVWIVSALGLIVLVLLHSPKGDGLGGLGGQAQLFTSTKSAETTLNRVTWTLTALFMGLTVVLSAGWLNQ; via the coding sequence ATGACATTGATCTCAGTTGTTGAAATTGTTTGGATTGTTTCTGCCTTAGGCTTAATTGTGCTAGTTCTACTGCATAGCCCCAAAGGAGACGGACTGGGCGGGTTAGGCGGACAAGCTCAACTCTTTACCAGCACCAAAAGTGCTGAAACCACGCTTAATCGTGTCACCTGGACATTGACCGCCCTGTTTATGGGGCTGACTGTTGTTTTGAGCGCAGGCTGGCTCAATCAATAG
- a CDS encoding GTP-binding DUF697 domain-containing protein → MTFNSTDDTINVIIIGNTGEGKSTLINAVFNFNISMTGVGNPVTQEIFSYKVPRSQLQLFDTKGFEIETFQETVEAVNQFINERSKDIDISKKLHCVWLCVSAQSSRWQKVQQTFVNLCRDLAIPCIVTVTQSYGDYEQYVEFIQANVPENVPVIPVLAKSLGLPDGTTIDAWGVDDLLELTTTVGNAFKLEMVAQKKQTESKSMNNQSQLFQVAAEVAKALNRTADESLPGKLAGIVKLHAGIAVGSAFIPVPGADMAAAAANIWTMYVRINRELELPFAENLIKSLATGVVTNLGGAAVATMVVGSVIKFVPGLGSVGGAAVMGATIYGVTLASGIIYMKAISKLLSTKNSGQVNEEDLKTAVDEIMKDKQSVQTILRTAKEGYKDAKKDT, encoded by the coding sequence ATGACCTTTAACTCAACGGATGACACCATTAATGTGATTATTATTGGAAATACTGGGGAAGGCAAAAGTACCTTAATTAATGCAGTATTCAATTTCAATATATCAATGACTGGCGTTGGTAATCCCGTCACACAGGAAATCTTTTCGTACAAAGTGCCTAGGAGTCAGCTACAGCTTTTTGATACAAAAGGCTTTGAGATTGAGACTTTCCAAGAGACCGTTGAAGCAGTTAATCAATTTATAAACGAGCGTTCAAAAGATATAGACATCAGCAAAAAGCTTCACTGTGTTTGGCTTTGCGTAAGCGCCCAATCGTCCAGATGGCAGAAGGTGCAACAAACGTTCGTCAATCTTTGCAGGGATTTAGCTATTCCTTGCATTGTAACGGTTACCCAGTCTTATGGTGACTATGAGCAATATGTTGAATTTATTCAAGCTAACGTACCAGAAAACGTACCGGTAATTCCAGTCCTAGCCAAATCCTTAGGACTACCTGACGGTACTACGATCGATGCTTGGGGGGTTGATGATTTACTAGAGCTAACTACAACTGTAGGGAATGCTTTCAAGTTAGAGATGGTTGCACAGAAAAAACAAACGGAGAGTAAATCTATGAATAACCAGAGTCAATTATTTCAAGTAGCTGCTGAAGTAGCGAAAGCATTGAATCGAACAGCTGATGAAAGTCTTCCAGGAAAATTAGCTGGGATTGTCAAGTTGCACGCGGGAATTGCTGTTGGAAGTGCCTTTATCCCAGTGCCTGGTGCAGATATGGCAGCAGCAGCAGCTAACATCTGGACAATGTACGTACGTATTAATAGGGAACTTGAATTACCATTTGCTGAAAATCTTATCAAAAGTCTTGCGACTGGCGTTGTGACTAATCTGGGGGGTGCTGCTGTAGCAACTATGGTAGTTGGGAGTGTAATCAAGTTTGTACCTGGACTCGGTTCAGTTGGGGGTGCTGCTGTAATGGGTGCAACTATTTATGGAGTTACATTGGCATCAGGAATTATTTACATGAAAGCAATCTCAAAATTGCTGAGTACGAAAAACTCAGGGCAAGTTAACGAAGAAGATTTAAAAACAGCAGTTGATGAAATTATGAAGGATAAACAGTCTGTTCAAACCATTCTTAGGACTGCCAAAGAAGGTTATAAAGATGCAAAGAAGGACACCTAG
- a CDS encoding GTP-binding DUF697 domain-containing protein: MGSEDQNDPWAVPPDLTLDSEELHEVDNLVNNEALGFDSPVNILLAGNSGDGKSTLANAMLGVELAATGTGFPVTKGIQCYEYRDKPLTLFDTEGFEVLDSERTVGAVKELIESCRKQKDSKQHIHIVWLCIAATSRRLQQVHIDLVRLCSELQIPVIVVITKSYLKDDSSKAFLKVISDSLPEADSIIPALAKEMYFGKLRVAPFGLVQLLDATLNLIPTACQSALKFSQVADFNRKLETATKVVNVTALGAVSLSFPAAFVPGGHAALLIPLEMNMIHQINRALGINLGKQGQMAVAKGTLGIVMATVGGKLIFTETMKFIPFVGQIISTLVGGTIAGTVVKIFGTAYIATVGEMVRVGTSPTAGSIIDAISSALSTHQHQIVSGATTLIEESIRRQK, encoded by the coding sequence ATGGGAAGTGAAGACCAAAACGATCCTTGGGCAGTACCACCCGATCTCACGCTAGATAGCGAAGAACTTCATGAAGTTGACAATCTTGTAAACAATGAGGCTCTGGGTTTCGATTCTCCTGTTAATATTCTGCTTGCAGGAAACAGCGGAGATGGTAAAAGCACCTTAGCTAATGCGATGCTCGGCGTTGAACTAGCAGCGACAGGTACTGGCTTTCCTGTAACGAAAGGAATTCAGTGTTATGAATATCGAGACAAGCCTCTTACTCTATTTGATACCGAAGGCTTTGAAGTTCTAGATTCAGAGCGAACGGTTGGTGCAGTAAAGGAATTAATTGAATCTTGCCGAAAGCAGAAGGACAGCAAGCAGCATATTCACATAGTCTGGCTTTGTATCGCAGCAACATCACGGCGGTTACAACAGGTACACATTGACCTAGTTCGCCTTTGCTCTGAACTTCAGATCCCCGTTATTGTGGTCATTACAAAGTCTTACTTGAAAGACGATTCCTCTAAGGCTTTCTTGAAAGTTATTAGTGACTCTTTGCCTGAAGCGGATAGCATTATTCCAGCGTTGGCGAAAGAAATGTATTTTGGCAAACTCCGTGTAGCACCTTTTGGGTTGGTTCAACTACTGGATGCAACCCTCAATCTAATCCCTACTGCGTGTCAATCGGCACTGAAGTTTTCCCAGGTTGCTGATTTTAACCGGAAACTAGAAACTGCGACTAAAGTGGTCAATGTGACCGCACTTGGAGCAGTTAGTCTATCTTTCCCTGCTGCTTTTGTTCCGGGTGGTCATGCCGCATTGTTAATTCCGCTTGAAATGAACATGATTCATCAGATCAATAGGGCGCTAGGAATTAATCTTGGGAAACAAGGGCAAATGGCTGTTGCAAAAGGCACTCTGGGAATTGTCATGGCGACAGTGGGAGGGAAGTTAATTTTTACTGAAACGATGAAGTTCATTCCTTTTGTCGGTCAGATCATATCGACACTGGTTGGCGGCACTATTGCGGGAACAGTCGTTAAAATATTTGGCACCGCATATATTGCCACCGTGGGTGAAATGGTTCGAGTGGGTACATCTCCGACAGCAGGTTCAATTATCGACGCGATCTCATCAGCCCTGTCAACTCATCAACATCAGATTGTGTCAGGTGCAACAACACTAATAGAAGAATCGATTAGAAGGCAAAAGTGA
- a CDS encoding type II toxin-antitoxin system YafQ family toxin translates to MEVSFSSSFKRAFRKRFKGNVDSEARFWQKLEQFTVDPFDPSLKTHKLSGKLKEFWSFSVAYDERVLFYFTENEKAVLVDIGSHDEVY, encoded by the coding sequence GTGGAAGTCAGTTTCAGCTCGTCGTTCAAACGTGCGTTCAGAAAACGTTTCAAAGGCAATGTAGATTCAGAAGCAAGGTTTTGGCAAAAGTTGGAACAGTTCACTGTAGATCCATTTGATCCAAGCTTGAAAACGCATAAACTGTCGGGCAAGCTCAAGGAATTTTGGAGCTTTAGCGTCGCTTATGATGAGAGAGTATTGTTTTACTTCACGGAAAATGAAAAAGCTGTGCTTGTAGATATTGGTAGCCATGACGAGGTGTACTGA
- a CDS encoding NDP-sugar synthase, which yields MKAMILAAGKGTRVRPITYTIPKPMIPILQKPVMEFLVELLRQHNFDEIMVNVSHLANEIESYFCDGQRFGVQIAYSFEGRIVDGELVGEAVGSAGGMRRIQDFSPFFDDTFVVLCGDALIDLNLTEAVRQHREKGAIATVVMKTVPQEEVSSYGVVVTDETGRIKAFQEKPAVEDALSTDINTGIYIFEPEIFDYIPSGVAFDIGGELFPQLVEKGAPFYGISMDFEWVDIGKVPDYWQAIRDVLRGKVKNVQIPGHEVAPGIYTGLNVAVNWDKVHVEGPVYIGGMTQIEDGATIIGPAMVGPNCHICRNATVDNSVIFQYSRLGEGVRLVDKLVFGRYCVDKTGVAIDVQAAALDWLITDTRHDMPASLPDEHRAIAELLNINGK from the coding sequence ATGAAAGCCATGATTCTGGCCGCTGGTAAAGGTACGCGCGTTCGTCCTATTACCTATACTATTCCCAAACCTATGATTCCCATCTTGCAGAAGCCTGTAATGGAATTCTTGGTCGAACTGCTCAGGCAGCACAATTTCGATGAGATTATGGTGAATGTAAGCCACCTCGCCAACGAAATTGAGAGCTATTTTTGTGATGGTCAGCGCTTTGGCGTACAAATTGCCTATTCCTTTGAAGGGCGCATCGTTGATGGCGAACTGGTCGGTGAAGCTGTTGGTTCGGCGGGCGGAATGCGGCGGATTCAGGACTTTTCACCATTTTTTGATGATACGTTTGTGGTACTTTGCGGCGATGCCTTAATTGATTTAAATTTGACCGAAGCTGTTCGTCAGCACCGTGAGAAGGGGGCGATCGCCACAGTCGTCATGAAAACTGTACCTCAAGAAGAAGTTTCCAGCTACGGGGTTGTGGTCACCGACGAAACGGGAAGAATCAAAGCCTTTCAAGAAAAGCCTGCTGTAGAAGACGCTCTCAGCACTGACATCAACACTGGGATTTACATTTTTGAACCTGAAATTTTTGACTACATTCCTTCGGGCGTAGCGTTTGATATTGGCGGTGAGTTATTTCCTCAATTGGTTGAGAAGGGTGCTCCGTTTTATGGAATATCCATGGACTTTGAGTGGGTAGACATTGGTAAGGTGCCTGATTATTGGCAGGCAATCCGGGATGTGCTAAGAGGCAAGGTGAAGAATGTCCAGATCCCAGGGCATGAAGTGGCTCCCGGAATTTATACTGGACTCAATGTTGCAGTCAATTGGGACAAGGTTCATGTGGAGGGCCCCGTTTACATTGGCGGTATGACCCAAATTGAGGATGGAGCAACCATTATTGGCCCTGCCATGGTTGGACCGAATTGTCATATTTGCCGCAATGCAACGGTTGATAATAGCGTTATCTTTCAATACTCTCGCTTAGGTGAAGGCGTACGGTTGGTGGATAAGCTAGTGTTTGGTCGGTACTGTGTCGATAAGACGGGTGTGGCGATCGATGTTCAGGCAGCAGCGCTAGACTGGTTAATTACCGACACGCGGCATGATATGCCTGCCAGCTTGCCCGACGAGCATCGGGCGATCGCTGAGCTACTCAACATTAACGGTAAATAA